One window of the Salvelinus alpinus chromosome 13, SLU_Salpinus.1, whole genome shotgun sequence genome contains the following:
- the rfc3 gene encoding replication factor C subunit 3, whose translation MSLWVDKYRPTSLGKLDYHKEQANQLKNLVQCGDFPHLLVYGPSGAGKKTRIMCLLRELYGAGVEKLRIEHQTVTAPSKKKIEINTIASNYHLEVNPSDAGNSDRVVIQELIKTMAQSQQIQTSTQREFKVVLLTEVDRLTKDAQHALRRTMEKYMFTCRLILCCNSTSKVIGPIRSRCLAVRVPLPSTEEVCNVLSTVCRKEGLLLPPELAKRISEKSGRNLRKALLMCEACRVQQYPFSADQDIPETDWEVYLRETANAIVSQQSPQRLLEVRGRLYELLTHCIPPEIIMKGLVTELLGNCDGQLKAEVTHMAAHYEHRLQLGNKAIYHLEAFTARFMAIYKKFMEDGLDAMMF comes from the exons ATGAGTTTGTGGGTGGACAAATACAGACCTACCTCTCTGGGGAAACTGGACTACCACAAAGAGCAAGCAAATCAGCTGAAAAACCTG GTCCAGTGTGGTGACTTCCCACATCTGTTGGTGTACGGGCCGTCTGGAGCAGGGAAGAAGACTCGTATCATGTGTCTGCTGAGAGAACTGTACGGAGCTGGAGTGGAGAAACTACGCATTGAACACCAGACCGTAACG GCTCCCTCTAAGAAGAAGATTGAGATCAACACCATAGCCAGTAACTACCACCTGGAGGTCAACCCAAG TGATGCTGGTAACAGTGACCGTGTGGTCATCCAGGAGCTGATCAAGACTATGGCTCAGTCTCAACAGATCCAGACCAGCACACAGAGGGAGTTCAAAG TCGTCCTGTTGACAGAGGTGGACCGCCTCACTAAGGATGCCCAGCATGCATTGCGTCGTACCATGGAGAAGTACATGTTCACCTGCCGGCTCATCCTCTGCTGTAACTCCACCTCCAAAGTCATTGGACCAATCAGGAGCAGGTGTCTGGCCGTCAGGGTGCCCCTGCCCAGTACAGAGGAg gtgtgtAATGTTCTGTCTACAGTGTGTAGGAAGGAGGGTCTGCTTCTCCCCCCTGAGTTGGCCAAACGGATCTCAGAGAAGTCTGGACGCAACCTCCGCAAAGCACTGCTGATGTGTGAGGCCTGCAGAGTGCAACA GTACCCGTTCTCAGCAGACCAGGACATCCCGGAGACCGACTGGGAGGTTTACCTGAGAGAGACGGCCAACGCCATCGTCAGCCAGCAGAGTCCTCagag GTTGTTAGAGGTGAGGGGGAGACTGTATGAGTTGCTGACTCACTGTATTCCTCCTGAGATCATCATGAAG ggcCTGGTAACAGAGCTGCTCGGTAACTGCGACGGCCAGCTGAAGGCAGAGGTGACTCATATGGCCGCCCACTACGAACACCGACTGCAGCTGGGCAATAAGGCCATCTACCATCTCGAGGCCTTCACCGCCAGGTTCATGGCCATCTACAAGAAGTTCATGGAGGACGGCCTGGACGCCATGAtgttctga